Proteins encoded within one genomic window of Pygocentrus nattereri isolate fPygNat1 chromosome 9, fPygNat1.pri, whole genome shotgun sequence:
- the LOC108413728 gene encoding atrial natriuretic peptide receptor 1, with protein sequence MITSLHRGLVYLLLLVSGVLGWHDLDNSEYDCWPLEKPDELNMIDCGGLEMAWVLRPPDKVLSGEEFDVIYSVTVRDEFYQWAVDNDIFMHRSITDPAEARRFCEEHECPSNWKDANGENCCIHHANIHSCPMGYMKAAEERICGPWIPDDGRIFTHTISTSGQMTQTNWTAKVVLFHEGLTSLIAHIRVGNMQVALEAKSTVLPAIMCGDGVCEVEESCFQCPADCGDCPLSSSVRAAIGLTVTTIIISFFITAMWFRYQKQKLLWDESWIIDFSQIKQDYIARAAMGSIISVPAANSDSNASCVTAVSSCTGMPTTRKQLYTHTGIYDGRTVAIKKIKTKSFSLSKSIRQEVKQVRELDHPNLCKFFGGCVEVPNVAIVTEYCPKGSLNDVLLNDEIPLNWGFRFSFATDIARGMSYLHQYKICHGRLKSANCVIDDRWVCKITDYCLWVYRREDCAEPLTTYQLRLKEVYTPPEAQNGSSEPTLAGDVFSYSIILLEIATRNDPVPVEDSSAECAWCPPLPELISGKADNTCPCPAEYAELIRRCRSHNPTHRPTFEQIRKFVHRINPHKVSPVDMMMNLMEKYSKHLEVLVAERTQDLMHEKQKTDRLLYSMLPKQVADDLRQGKPSQAQSYVSATVFFSDIVGFTQLSSTSTPYQVVDFLNKLYTTFDEIIDNHDVYKVETIGDAYMVVSGVPRENGILHASEIASMALDLVSVCKTFRIPHKPQTQLQIRAGIHSGPVVAGVVGTKMPRYCLFGDTVNTASRMESTSEALKIQCSSSAFYLLEEIGGYILTCRGVLQVKGKGDMVTYWLEGKQPATVSKEKRAEPVLDTADKENFSNIPGVITCNNNNDLLFDPN encoded by the exons atgatcacCTCCCTGCATCGTGGACTCGTTTATCTG ctCCTGTTAGTCAGTGGGGTGCTGGGGTGGCACGACCTGGACAATAGCGAGTATGACTGCTGGCCGCTGGAGAAGCCAGACGAGCTGAATATGATCGACTGTGGAG gtCTAGAGATGGCCTGGGTTTTGCGTCCTCCAGATAAAGTCCTGAGTGGCGAGGAGTTTGACGTCATTTATTCAGTTACAGTCAGAGACGAGTTCTACCAGTGGGCTGTGGACAACGACATCTTTATGCACAG GTCCATTACAGACCCAGCGGAGGCTCGGCGGTTCTGCGAGGAACACGAGTGTCCGAGTAACTGGAAAGACGCAAACGGAGAAAACTGCTGCATTCACCATGCTAACATACACTCCTGCCCTATGGGTTACATG AAAGCAGCTGAAGAGAGGATCTGTGGTCCCTGGATTCCGGATGATGGCCGAATcttcacacacaccatctctaCATCTGGACAAATGACCCAGACAAACTGGACCGCCAAG GTGGTGTTGTTCCATGAGGGTCTGACGTCCCTCATCGCTCATATTCGTGTGGGGAACATGCAGGTGGCTTTGGAGGCCAAAAGCACCGTCCTGCCCGCTATCA tGTGTGGGGACGGTGTTTGTGAGGTAGAGGAGAGCTGTTTTCAGTGTCCGGCGGACTGTGGCGACTGCCCTCTCAGTTCTTCAGTCCGCGCCGCCATCGGCCTCACTGtgaccaccatcatcatcagctTCTTCATCACTGCTATG TGGTTTAGGTACCAGAAACAGAAGCTGCTGTGGGACGAGAGCTGGATCATAGACTTCAGCCAGATCAAACAag aCTACATTGCTCGAGCAGCTATGGGCAGTATAATCAGTGTTCCAGCAGCCAACAGTGACTCTAACGCCAGCTGTGTGACAGCTGTGAGCTCCTGTACCGGCATGCCCACCACCCGAAAACAgctctacacacacactggcatcta CGATGGACGAACTGTGGCCATCaagaagatcaaaacaaagagtttttctctctcaaaaaGCATCCGGCAGGAAGTAAAGCAAGTCAG AGAGCTGGACCATCCCAACCTGTGTAAGTTCTTTGGAGGGTGTGTGGAGGTCCCCAATGTTGCTATAGTGACGGAGTACTGTCCTAAAGGCAGCCTGAACGATGTGCTACTCAATGATGAGATCCCACTGAACTGGGGCttcag GTTCTCGTTCGCTACCGACATAGCGCGAGGGATGTCTTACCTCCACCAGTACAAAATCTGTCACGGACGCCTCAAATCAGCCAACTGTGTCATTGATGACCGCTGGGTGTGCAAAATTACAG attaTTGTCTGTGGGTGTATCGGCGAGAGGACTGTGCTGAACCCCTCACCACCTACCAGCTCAGACTGAAGGAGGTCTACACTCCACCTGAGGCCCAGAACGGCAGCTCCGAGCCCACCCTCGCAGGAGACGTCTTCAG TTACTCCATCATCCTGCTGGAGATCGCCACGAGGAACGACCCAGTTCCA gtggAGGACAGTTCAGCAGAGTGTGCTTGGTGTCCTCCTCTTCCTGAGTTGATTTCAGGGAAAGCTGATAACACCTGTCCCTGTCCTGCAGAGTACGCAGag tTGATTCGTAGATGCCGCTCTCATAACCCCACCCACCGGCCCACCTTTGAGCAAATCAGGAAGTTTGTTCATAGAATCAACCCACACAAAGTCAGTCCTGTGGACATGATGATGAACCTG atggaGAAGTACAGTAAACACCTGGAGGTTCTGGTGGCTGAGCGGACGCAGGACTTGATGCATGAGAAGCAGAAGACAGACCGGCTGCTCTACA gtATGCTGCCTAAGCAGGTTGCTGATGACCTCAGACAGGGAAAACCTTCCCAGGCTCAGAGCTACGTCAGCGCTACTGTCTTCttcag tgATATTGTGGGCTTCACACAGCTGTCCAGCACCAGCACACCGTACCAGGTGGTGGACTTCCTCAACAAACTCTACACCACCTTCGACGAAATCATCGACAACCATGACGTCTACAAAGTGGAGACCATTGGAGACGCGT ATATGGTGGTCTCTGGTGTGCCGCGAGAGAACGGGATTTTGCATGCATCAGAGATCGCCAGCATGGCTCTGGATCTGGTGTCTGTCTGCAAGACCTTCAGGATCCCTCACAAACCCCAAACACAGCTACAGATCCGTGCTGGAATACACTCAG GGCCTGTGGTGGCTGGAGTGGTCGGCACTAAGATGCCACGTTACTGTCTGTTCGGAGACACCGTCAATACTGCCTCCCGCATGGAGTCCACCAGTGAAG ctctgaagatccagTGCAGCTCCAGTGCCTTTTACCTGCTGGAAGAGATCGGGGGCTACATACTCACATGCAGGGGGGTGCTGCAGGTCAAG GGTAAAGGGGACATGGTGACGTACTGGTTGGAAGGGAAGCAGCCAGCGACGGTCAGTAAGGAGAAGAGAGCAGAACCAGTGCTGGATACGGCAGACAAAGAGAATTTCTCCAACATCCCTGGAGTTATCACCTGTAATAACAACAATGACCTGCTGTTTGACCCAAACTAA